In a genomic window of Brassica rapa cultivar Chiifu-401-42 chromosome A10, CAAS_Brap_v3.01, whole genome shotgun sequence:
- the LOC117129340 gene encoding uncharacterized protein LOC117129340: MTTRYTAAEKGKALASNPPSLGPPRLRMRAPDFDPTDLIKENSLTLVGRLTNTREQRMSAVLPYLARKWNLDVSSGSDLGNGCFQFRFNREEDLRDTLHNRPYQYGRWMIIIQRWEPVISQTFPSQIPFWISLRGIPLHYWHEKVVRNIGLELGELETYEVTKTLARVRVIVDGLKPLIMEAAMDYDSGEESIISLEYENLGNHCSHCYRLSHLHSQCPERTTTAPLRTEDFVSEQLKDQRSSTPPQPKARETREPVERHNKPFQQRLDRHGRAFGNRISSTTLHPPGPRNKLAPSSFYQNNPRTTQRQKDNNPYNYSSPPYTRRRHNNQEDRHGDGSSGETKRRSPVLQWKAKSLLLEHEVTPPSAPFQPPRQSVGRNLEAVDFPPSHEQPTREEVMEEIREATLQYINCPDPMESAARKQRVLQSEMNGEVEEAATRILQASTSSGMARSETLLIADASIAVAQVDTAADNSARPVRKRGRPPKPSERRTTVRVSPKTYSGMGSKKRNLARLQGSPGVTSRAGTARAGTRRTTQQAVSAASATTPPIVLIPASSGKKTDFPRLTPDLP; this comes from the coding sequence ATGACAACAAGATATACGGCAGCAGAAAAGGGTAAAGCCCTTGCTAGTAACCCTCCATCTCTAGGACCACCACGACTCCGCATGCGAGCTCCCGACTTTGATCCTACAGACCTAATCAAGGAGAACTCTCTGACCTTGGTGGGACGATTGACAAATACAAGGGAACAAAGGATGAGTGCTGTTCTACCTTACCTTGCGAGAAAATGGAACTTGGACGTTTCTTCAGGCTCAGACCTAGGCAACGGCTGCTTCCAGTTCCGTTTCAACAGAGAGGAAGACTTAAGAGACACCCTCCACAACAGACCCTATCAATATGGCAGGTGGATGATTATAATCCAAAGATGGGAACCGGTTATCTCGCAAACGTTTCCTTCCCAGATCCCTTTCTGGATCTCGCTTAGAGGCATTCCTCTTCACTACTGGCACGAAAAGGTGGTGCGCAACATAGGGCTCGAACTAGGAGAACTGGAGACGTACGAAGTAACCAAAACCTTAGCTCGGGTTCGAGTGATAGTAGATGGCCTCAAACCACTGATAATGGAGGCAGCTATGGATTACGATTCAGGAGAGGAAAGCATTATCTCATTGGAATATGAAAACTTAGGTAACCATTGTTCTCACTGCTACCGTCTCTCCCATCTACATTCCCAATGCCCAGAGAGAACCACTACTGCTCCCCTCCGAACAGAGGACTTTGTCTCAGAGCAACTAAAGGACCAAAGATCCTCCACACCCCCTCAGCCAAAAGCCAGAGAAACAAGAGAACCAGTTGAGCGTCACAACAAGCCGTTCCAACAACGCTTGGACCGACACGGGCGAGCCTTTGGTAATAGAATCTCCTCTACTACTTTGCACCCCCCGGGACCGCGCAACAAGCTAGCACCAAGTTCATTCTACCAGAATAATCCCCGCACTACACAAAGGCAGAAGGATAACAACCCCTATAACTACTCCTCCCCTCCATACACGAGGCGTCGACATAACAACCAGGAGGATAGACATGGAGATGGAAGTAGCGGAGAAACCAAGCGCAGATCCCCTGTTCTCCAGTGGAAAGCTAAATCACTATTACTTGAACATGAAGTTACCCCCCCAAGTGCCCCTTTTCAGCCTCCAAGACAATCAGTTGGGCGCAACTTGGAAGCTGTAGATTTCCCACCTAGTCATGAGCAACCTACAAGAGAAGAGGTGATggaagagattagagaggctACACTGCAATACATAAACTGCCCTGACCCTATGGAAAGTGCAGCAAGAAAGCAACGGGTTCTGCAGAGTGAGATGAATGGAGAGGTAGAAGAAGCAGCTACAAGAATCCTTCAAGCTTCAACATCTTCAGGAATGGCTCGATCTGAGACATTACTAATAGCAGATGCCTCAATTGCAGTAGCTCAGGTAGACACAGCAGCTGATAACTCAGCCAGGCCAGTAAGGAAACGTGGGCGCCCCCCTAAGCCTAGTGAAAGGAGAACTACTGTAAGGGTAAGCCCAAAAACCTACTCCGGCATGGGCTCAAAGAAGAGAAACTTAGCTCGACTTCAAGGTTCACCGGGGGTAACCTCACGAGCTGGAACTGCACGTGCTGGAACAAGACGGACTACTCAACAAGCCGTATCAGCCGCATCAGCCACTACACCACCAATAGTGTTGATACCGGCAAGTTCGGGGAAAAAGACGGATTTTCCTCGGCTAACTCCCGATCTTCCTTAG
- the LOC103847588 gene encoding protein RNA-directed DNA methylation 3 isoform X3 produces MKDQRNRILSRSKSKLGVYMQSQVDRFRMNRPAICGFFESGRTCSAGDECPFSHSFPRNSNAHRTTGLSDPNPDPGTVDLLFKMVYMGPLDPPRDQTVKTLYLRRLNSNVQEEHLRDRFSPYGEIESIVYFGMRGVSCAFLTYTTRQAAEKAMLEHSSWVDVNGQMLKLLWGTHRIPKDAELVGGSNLVKHDGGGFAWVKENKDGGQVPYWCKRGYGSSEQLGGWGFDGRRGWDAGIGGSNWAKANAVGGFGECFNWGRANDGISSWGKDNYSSGGSNWGNQVVGSSWGQQDGCGFAWGSQNNNYGGGGPSWSSLGDGGRGFGGRRGYWGSWDFSSKNTGGGWEANTGGGWEANTGGGWEANTGGGWETNTGDDDAWGCKPNVGASSSSGSWVTVDQ; encoded by the exons ATGAAGGATCAGAGGAACCGGATCTTGAGTCGCTCAAAG AGCAAACTTGGTGTTTATATGCAGAGCCAAGTTGATCGGTTTAGGATGAACCGACCAGCGATTTGCGGTTTCTTCGAATCGGGTCGCACGTGTAGTGCTGGTGATGAATGTCCTTTCTCACATAGTTTTCCCAGAAACTCAAATGCTCATCGTACTACTGG tTTAAGTGATCCAAATCCAGATCCGGGAACCGTTGATTTACTGTTTAAAATGGTTTACATGGGCCCTTTGGATCCACCTAGGGATCAAACCGTCAAAACCCTCTACCTCCGTCGTCTCAACTCCAATGTCCAGGAGGAGCACCTACGTGATCGTTTCTCTCCTTATGGAGAAATCGAGTCTATTGTCTACTTTGGCATGAGAGGTGTGAGCTGTGCTTTTCTCACCTACACAACCCGCCAAGCTGCAGAGAAGGCCATGCTAGAGCACTCCTCATGGGTTGATGTCAACGGTCAGATGCTTAAACTGTTATGGGGAACACATCGGATCCCGAAAGACGCTGAACTAGTTGGAGGATCTAACCTGGTCAAGCATGATGGTGGTGGTTTTGCTTGGGTTAAGGAGAACAAAGATGGTGGACAGGTTCCATACTGGTGCAAACGAGGTTATGGCAGTTCTGAACAGCTTGGTGGTTGGGGGTTTGATGGAAGAAGAGGATGGGATGCTGGCATTGGCGGTTCAAACTGGGCTAAAGCGAATGCTGTTGGTGGATTTGGCGAATGCTTTAACTGGGGTAGGGCAAACGATGGCATATCAAGTTGGGGGAAGGACAATTATTCTAGTGGGGGATCTAACTGGGGCAACCAGGTCGTTGGATCAAGCTGGGGTCAACAGGATGGTTGTGGTTTTGCTTGGGGTAGCCAGAACAACAACTATGGTGGTGGGGGTCCAAGCTGGTCCAGTCTAGGTGATGGCGGTCGTGGGTTTGGTGGACGAAGAGGATACTGGGGTAGCTGGGATTTTAGTTCCAAGAATACTGGTGGAG GCTGGGAAGCCAACACTGGTGGAGGCTGGGAAGCCAACACTGGTGGAGGCTGGGAAGCCAACACTGGTGGAGGCTGGGAAACCAACACTGGGGATGATGATGCATGGGGATGCAAACCAAACGTAGGAGCGTCGTCATCAAGTGGCTCGTGGGTAACGGTAGATCAGTAA
- the LOC103847588 gene encoding uncharacterized transmembrane protein DDB_G0289901 isoform X1 — MKDQRNRILSRSKSKLGVYMQSQVDRFRMNRPAICGFFESGRTCSAGDECPFSHSFPRNSNAHRTTGLSDPNPDPGTVDLLFKMVYMGPLDPPRDQTVKTLYLRRLNSNVQEEHLRDRFSPYGEIESIVYFGMRGVSCAFLTYTTRQAAEKAMLEHSSWVDVNGQMLKLLWGTHRIPKDAELVGGSNLVKHDGGGFAWVKENKDGGQVPYWCKRGYGSSEQLGGWGFDGRRGWDAGIGGSNWAKANAVGGFGECFNWGRANDGISSWGKDNYSSGGSNWGNQVVGSSWGQQDGCGFAWGSQNNNYGGGGPSWSSLGDGGRGFGGRRGYWGSWDFSSKNTGGGWEANTGGGWEANTGGGWEANTGGGWEANTGGGWEANTGGGWEANTGGGWETNTGDDDAWGCKPNVGASSSSGSWVTVDQ, encoded by the exons ATGAAGGATCAGAGGAACCGGATCTTGAGTCGCTCAAAG AGCAAACTTGGTGTTTATATGCAGAGCCAAGTTGATCGGTTTAGGATGAACCGACCAGCGATTTGCGGTTTCTTCGAATCGGGTCGCACGTGTAGTGCTGGTGATGAATGTCCTTTCTCACATAGTTTTCCCAGAAACTCAAATGCTCATCGTACTACTGG tTTAAGTGATCCAAATCCAGATCCGGGAACCGTTGATTTACTGTTTAAAATGGTTTACATGGGCCCTTTGGATCCACCTAGGGATCAAACCGTCAAAACCCTCTACCTCCGTCGTCTCAACTCCAATGTCCAGGAGGAGCACCTACGTGATCGTTTCTCTCCTTATGGAGAAATCGAGTCTATTGTCTACTTTGGCATGAGAGGTGTGAGCTGTGCTTTTCTCACCTACACAACCCGCCAAGCTGCAGAGAAGGCCATGCTAGAGCACTCCTCATGGGTTGATGTCAACGGTCAGATGCTTAAACTGTTATGGGGAACACATCGGATCCCGAAAGACGCTGAACTAGTTGGAGGATCTAACCTGGTCAAGCATGATGGTGGTGGTTTTGCTTGGGTTAAGGAGAACAAAGATGGTGGACAGGTTCCATACTGGTGCAAACGAGGTTATGGCAGTTCTGAACAGCTTGGTGGTTGGGGGTTTGATGGAAGAAGAGGATGGGATGCTGGCATTGGCGGTTCAAACTGGGCTAAAGCGAATGCTGTTGGTGGATTTGGCGAATGCTTTAACTGGGGTAGGGCAAACGATGGCATATCAAGTTGGGGGAAGGACAATTATTCTAGTGGGGGATCTAACTGGGGCAACCAGGTCGTTGGATCAAGCTGGGGTCAACAGGATGGTTGTGGTTTTGCTTGGGGTAGCCAGAACAACAACTATGGTGGTGGGGGTCCAAGCTGGTCCAGTCTAGGTGATGGCGGTCGTGGGTTTGGTGGACGAAGAGGATACTGGGGTAGCTGGGATTTTAGTTCCAAGAATACTGGTGGAGGCTGGGAAGCCAACACTGGTGGAGGCTGGGAAGCCAACACTGGTGGAGGCTGGGAAGCCAACACTGGTGGAGGCTGGGAAGCCAACACTGGTGGAGGCTGGGAAGCCAACACTGGTGGAGGCTGGGAAGCCAACACTGGTGGAGGCTGGGAAACCAACACTGGGGATGATGATGCATGGGGATGCAAACCAAACGTAGGAGCGTCGTCATCAAGTGGCTCGTGGGTAACGGTAGATCAGTAA
- the LOC103847310 gene encoding SHUGOSHIN 2, whose product MSSATVLDDDNYAAQEVRIHKEPLTSSAQRRKLADISNLDREETQQQQQNLLFSSKEYAAKLEKENMTLMKALAHRNKIIELSGVEIQKLRINLRNVQEKNLHLAQANSHMLAELNTNRDRLKLLQHELGCKNVLLEARKMQTEEQGLPSTDDSTKDKAHDMNPKDTKRKRTSRIKASESSVVKPIQIKENANSKRRVSGVIDTTFIPEVNCQTEDDAEKEVISQGTSQIVDSIVNSKFVLDAANPIKDGVHSKRQCVRRKSTRFDVQETEQTESVLEMDDAKETKETTRICFKRRSARLRPEEAEPCKSFHERDEVKETIKGRRVSSRQQSARFDFQEPEVPETVSADDARELSGVKDTTVIPEVTCQTEDDAEKGFVSQGTSLIVDNKVLIDAANAVKDSVHSKRQCVGKKSSRFDVQVGEQTETVLEMDDVKETKETARLSLRRGSARLRPKEAEPCKSFHERDEAKETIKRRRVSSRQQSATFDFQEPEVTETLSADDARSLVSDGSEAVEPSESRRDTKDTNGTRRVTTRRQSAKGNSQTATETNGAIEDVVVTDPSISINTVQECDLLPSTVSSEDHEKESKNKPEAEETGGMMRRTSMRRTSRHAAEKVQSYREVSLKVKLRRDC is encoded by the exons ATGAGCTCCGCCACGGTTCTCGACGATGATAATTATGCTGCCCAAG AGGTTCGTATTCATAAGGAACCTTTGACGAGCAGTGCACAGAGGAGAAAACTGGCGGATATTAGCAATTTGGACAGAGAAGAgacgcagcagcagcagcaaaaTTTGCTCTTCTCTTCTAAAGAATATGCTGCGAAGCTTGAAAAG GAGAACATGACGCTGATGAAAGCTCTAGCGCACAGAAA TAAAATTATTGAGCTGAGCGGTGTTGAGATTCAGAAACTGAGGATTAACTTACGGAATGTGCAGGAAAAGAATTTGCACCTTGCACAGGCTAACAGTCATATGTTGGCG GAACTCAATACAAACAGAGACAGA CTCAAGCTACTTCAGCATGAACTTGGCTGCAAGAATGTGTTACTCGAAGCCAGGAAAATGCAGACTGAG GAGCAAGGACTTCCATCTACAGATGACTCTACGAAAGATAAG GCGCATGACATGAATCCCAAAGATACCAAGAGAAAGCGAACGTCAAGGATAAAAG CCTCAGAAAGCTCCGTTGTTAAGCCAATACAGATTAAAGAGAACGCCAACAGTAAAAG GAGAGTTTCTGGAGTAATAGATACTACTTTTATCCCTGAAGTAAACTGTCAGACTGAAGATGACGCTGAAAAAGAGGTTATCTCTCAAGGGACAAGCCAAATTGTTGACAGTATTGTCAACAGTAAGTTTGTTCTTGATGCAGCTAACCCCATAAAAGACGGCGTGCATAGCAAGAG GCAATGTGTACGAAGGAAATCTACCAGGTTTGATGTTCAAGAAACTGAACAAACGGAATCAGTGCTTGAGATGGATGATGCCAAAGAAACTAAAGAAACCACAAG GATTTGTTTTAAAAGACGGTCTGCTCGGTTAAGGCCCGAAGAAGCTGAACCATGTAAAAGCTTCCATGAGAGAGACGAAGTCAAGGAGACAATCAAGGGGAGAAG AGTCTCTTCAAGACAACAGTCTGCAAGGTTTGATTTCCAAGAACCGGAAGTGCCTGAAACCGTGAGTGCTGATGATGCAAG GGAACTTTCCGGAGTCAAAGATACTACTGTTATCCCCGAAGTAACGTGTCAGACTGAAGATGACGCTGAAAAAGGGTTTGTTTCTCAAGGGACCAGCCTTATTGTTGACAATAAGGTTCTTATTGATGCAGCTAACGCGGTAAAAGACAGTGTGCATAGCAAGAG GCAATGTGTGGGAAAGAAATCTTCCAGATTTGATGTGCAAGTAGGTGAACAAACAGAAACAGTGCTTGAGATGGATGATGTCAAAGAAACTAAAGAAACCGCAAG GCTTTCTTTGAGAAGAGGGTCAGCTCGGTTAAGGCCCAAAGAAGCTGAACCATGTAAAAGCTTCCATGAGAGAGACGAAGCCAAGGAGACGATCAAGAGGAGAAG AGTCTCTTCAAGACAACAGTCTGCAACGTTTGATTTCCAAGAACCGGAAGTGACTGAAACCTTGAGTGCTGATGATGCAAG AAGCTTAGTAAGCGATGGATCTGAAGCTGTAGAACCATCTGAAAGCAGACGTGACACAAAAGATACAAACGGGACACGCAG GGTCACAACGAGAAGGCAATCAGCAAAGGGTAACTCCCAAACAGCTACAGAAACTAATGGAGCCATCGAAGATGTTGTAGTGACAGACCCGTCTATAAGCATCAACACAGTCCAAGAGTGTGATCTTTTACCATCGACGGTTTCTTCGGAGGACCATGAAAAAGAATCAAAGAACAAGCCTGAAGCTGAGGAAACCGGAGGAATGATGAGAAGAACGTCCATGAGAAGAACATCGAGACATGCCGCTGAGAAAGTGCAATCATACAGAGAAGTCTCGCTTAAAGTGAAGTTGCGGCGAGACTGCTGA
- the LOC103847588 gene encoding heterogeneous nuclear ribonucleoprotein 87F isoform X2: MKDQRNRILSRSKSKLGVYMQSQVDRFRMNRPAICGFFESGRTCSAGDECPFSHSFPRNSNAHRTTGLSDPNPDPGTVDLLFKMVYMGPLDPPRDQTVKTLYLRRLNSNVQEEHLRDRFSPYGEIESIVYFGMRGVSCAFLTYTTRQAAEKAMLEHSSWVDVNGQMLKLLWGTHRIPKDAELVGGSNLVKHDGGGFAWVKENKDGGQVPYWCKRGYGSSEQLGGWGFDGRRGWDAGIGGSNWAKANAVGGFGECFNWGRANDGISSWGKDNYSSGGSNWGNQVVGSSWGQQDGCGFAWGSQNNNYGGGGPSWSSLGDGGRGFGGRRGYWGSWDFSSKNTGGGWEANTGGGWEANTGGGWEANTGGGWEANTGGGWETNTGDDDAWGCKPNVGASSSSGSWVTVDQ; the protein is encoded by the exons ATGAAGGATCAGAGGAACCGGATCTTGAGTCGCTCAAAG AGCAAACTTGGTGTTTATATGCAGAGCCAAGTTGATCGGTTTAGGATGAACCGACCAGCGATTTGCGGTTTCTTCGAATCGGGTCGCACGTGTAGTGCTGGTGATGAATGTCCTTTCTCACATAGTTTTCCCAGAAACTCAAATGCTCATCGTACTACTGG tTTAAGTGATCCAAATCCAGATCCGGGAACCGTTGATTTACTGTTTAAAATGGTTTACATGGGCCCTTTGGATCCACCTAGGGATCAAACCGTCAAAACCCTCTACCTCCGTCGTCTCAACTCCAATGTCCAGGAGGAGCACCTACGTGATCGTTTCTCTCCTTATGGAGAAATCGAGTCTATTGTCTACTTTGGCATGAGAGGTGTGAGCTGTGCTTTTCTCACCTACACAACCCGCCAAGCTGCAGAGAAGGCCATGCTAGAGCACTCCTCATGGGTTGATGTCAACGGTCAGATGCTTAAACTGTTATGGGGAACACATCGGATCCCGAAAGACGCTGAACTAGTTGGAGGATCTAACCTGGTCAAGCATGATGGTGGTGGTTTTGCTTGGGTTAAGGAGAACAAAGATGGTGGACAGGTTCCATACTGGTGCAAACGAGGTTATGGCAGTTCTGAACAGCTTGGTGGTTGGGGGTTTGATGGAAGAAGAGGATGGGATGCTGGCATTGGCGGTTCAAACTGGGCTAAAGCGAATGCTGTTGGTGGATTTGGCGAATGCTTTAACTGGGGTAGGGCAAACGATGGCATATCAAGTTGGGGGAAGGACAATTATTCTAGTGGGGGATCTAACTGGGGCAACCAGGTCGTTGGATCAAGCTGGGGTCAACAGGATGGTTGTGGTTTTGCTTGGGGTAGCCAGAACAACAACTATGGTGGTGGGGGTCCAAGCTGGTCCAGTCTAGGTGATGGCGGTCGTGGGTTTGGTGGACGAAGAGGATACTGGGGTAGCTGGGATTTTAGTTCCAAGAATACTGGTGGAGGCTGGGAAGCCAACACTGGTGGAGGCTGGGAAGCCAACACTGGTGGAGGCTGGGAAGCCAACACTGGTGGAGGCTGGGAAGCCAACACTGGTGGAG GCTGGGAAACCAACACTGGGGATGATGATGCATGGGGATGCAAACCAAACGTAGGAGCGTCGTCATCAAGTGGCTCGTGGGTAACGGTAGATCAGTAA